A stretch of Pseudophryne corroboree isolate aPseCor3 unplaced genomic scaffold, aPseCor3.hap2 scaffold_1570, whole genome shotgun sequence DNA encodes these proteins:
- the LOC135000760 gene encoding putative nuclease HARBI1 yields the protein MMEPFSDQIVLFMLAASMMEEESADEHQDPGQQMSALGEPVLRVSFPRPRQYRTRRELEDLSEFEVIQNYRLSTRDIYSLYALLAADLEPRARSNRAISGFQKLLGTLHFLASGTFQPTLSQTCGFSQSTLSRCITQVIRAFRKLTIQYITFPETDSECREIKLGFFNKYKFPNVLGAIDCTHVQIRPPRNSEECFRNRKQFHSLNVQAVCDVNMRFLNIFVGFPGSSHDSFILSQSSLFDKFETGNMPGGWLLGDAGYPNKPWLLTPLSNPVGRAEKRYQEKHIASRGIIERAFGVLKSRFRCLDTSGGALLYSPSKVCGMVNACCILHNICVANRLPVTLRRSAFLRGNRSSALPVGMGEGEDSRRTVIQNFFAVT from the exons atgatggagcctttttctgaccagattgtgttgttcatgctggctgcaagcatgatggaggaagaaagtgctgatgaacatcaggatccaggtcagcaaatgtctgcattgggtgagccagtattgcgggtttcatttccacgtccacgccagtatcgcactaggcgtgaactggaggatctcagcgagttcgaggtgatacaaaattatcgcttatcgactcgcgacatatattcgctgtacgctctgttggcggccgacttggaacctcgggcacggtcaaatcgtgcaatcagcggttttcagaaactgctggggacgttacattttttggcgtcaggcacattccagcctacactgtctcaaacatgcggtttttctcagtcgacactgtcgcgctgtataacccaagtcattagggctttccgcaaattgacgatccagtacatcacatttccagagacggacagcgaatgtcgtgagatcaaattaggctttttcaacaaatacaaatttcccaatgtgctgggcgcgattgactgtacccacgtgcagatcagaccgccacggaattcagaggaatgttttcggaaccgaaaacagttccattccctgaacgtgcaggcggtctgtgatgtcaacatgagatttttgaacatttttgtgggatttcctggatcatctcacgactccttcatcctaagccagtcatcgctgtttgacaagttcgaaacaggaaacatgcctggtggctggctgttag gcgatgcgggttatccaaacaaaccgtggctgttgaccccattgtctaatcctgttggtagagcagaaaaacgttaccaagagaaacacattgcatcgaggggaataattgagcgtgccttcggtgtacttaaaagccggtttcgatgtttagacacttccggcggtgctcttttgtactcaccgtcgaaggtttgcggcatggtaaatgcatgttgtattttacacaacatatgtgtcgcaaaccgtttgccggtgactcttcgtcgtagTGCTTTCCTacgcgggaaccggtcttctgctctaccggtgggtatgggcgaaggagaggattcccggcggacagtgatacaaaatttttttgcagttacct ag